DNA from Candidatus Dependentiae bacterium:
GCAAGTTGGGCTGCTTGCGATCGTCAACTTCACTACATCGATTGTGCATGGATTGTTAAATATTGCGGATACTTTTTTGGGCTTAAGTCCAACACCAACACACAATGATCCTGCAGAACTCTATAAATCGGTTACCATCCCGCAGGGAACTGACACCAGCATGTTTCGGCTTTCGCCAGAACGAACGCGAAATGTTCCGCTCTCAACCCCTGGGTCAGATTCTCAACCACTTTCTTTGCCTTCAAATAATAGCCTTGGAACAACTACAAAAAAACTTCCTGGAACTGGTAAGGTAATACAATATGAAGCACCGTATAAACGATCTATCAATCTAAAAATTGATCTGCCATCACCTAACAAAGATCTGAGCAAATCTGGATTTTTCAAAAAATTATTTAGCAAACCAATTGATTTTTTTAAAAAGAAATTTACTTCAAAACAATTTCATAATGCCTTTCTAGTTGGAGGTTCTGTGATTGGTGGCGCTGTTGTTGCTGCCGTGCTCGATCATTATGGAAAAAAGGCATACCACTACCTCAGACCGATTGTTGATGACATGCTCAGCGGCAAGTTGGAATCAGGAATGCACTGTTCACCACAAAGTGGTTTTTCGCCCGATAACACAATCGCTTTTATCCGCGAAAACAGCCCCAACAAAGAAGAAATCATTTCGCAGGCCAAGAAATTAAAATCATTAATCTTAAACATCGATACGCGCAGCATCAATCGCGATATGACACCAATAAGTTTTAAAAACGTCGAGCGAACCACAAAAGATCTTCTCCATTTTATTAATGGATCACATAAACTTGGGCATGACCATGGACTTGATAAATTCTTTCCCGACAAAAATTGGGAACAAATAAAAGCTGTTGTCAGAGAAATTATCGAAGGAGGCAAAAATTGTCTGCCTAAAAAAGGACATTCTGCAAAATATGCCTATATCAATGATATTCCTGTGTTAGTTAGATATATTGTTAATAAATTTAACCAATATGAAATAAGTGGCTTTTTTATTGCAAAAGCATCTCAAATAAAAGAGTATTTCCCGCCAGGAGGAATAAAATAATGGAGATTAAGCAGCTATGTCGATTATACATTGAAAAGGGTTTATTAAAAAAATATGTTAAAATTGCTAACATGTTGCCTAGAAATGATACAGGTCATGATACTCCTTATTCAATTCCATTTTATCTTGATGAAATTTATAGTCCTTGCTCTCATGGACTTGCAAACTATCTTAATTTTTTAGAAGAAACACCTGTTTCGCTTAAAAATTTACGCATGTCGCTTGATATTTGTTTCCCGGCTTTTGCGTATTCATCATCAGGAACATTTTATTATTTTTTGCGAGATGCTGAATTATTTCCTGATCAAGCAGCATCAATTGGAGGAGTCTTTGAAAATGATGCTACTGCATGGATAAAATTAACAAGCCAAGAACAATATGAATTTGCACAAGTCATACTTGAATATCAACCAGAAGAACTTTGTTCTACTCGTATAATAGAATGGCTCAAGGACGAAGGGTTTAATAATCCCTCTACTTACGCACAACGCGCTGCTGAATTAATAGCCAAAGACAAAGCTGCAGCGTTTAAAGAATTTGTTATGCACGGCCGTTTTATCGAATCGCAACTACTTTTTTGGCAATTTCCTGAAGAAAAAATGGCAGAGATCCTGCGCGAACTTGCTCTTGAAGAGCAATGTATTACAACTTACGATTATGTTTGGTTTCTCATGAAGAAAAAAAGCGAAACCGCAGCTCGGCACCTGCTGCTTGCTGATCTTACACAGCGTATCTTTGGGCGAACAGATATTCCCGAACCAAAAACCATGGAAGAGGTTGGCGATTTTTTTAGTGCTCGAGAAGGCTGGCAGGAGCTCATGTTTTTCCACATTTCACGCGCAGCAGAACTCGAGCCCGAAACGATCGAATTGCAAGAAAAACTGCTTGAGATGTATCCAACAGTTCCAGAAAGCTTTGATAGGCAAGAAACAATTTTGTTGGCGCAGCGTGTGCTTGCTGCAAAACCCGAAAGCTTAGTAGCGAGTGAAGTTTTAAATTCTCTTCAAAAAAATGTGCTAAAAAATTAATTCTCTTCTTGAACACTTTCAACAATTCCAAGAGCAGCTACTAACTGACGCATATCTTCTGGAAGAGGTAATTCATATCGATACATAACTCCGTCATATTCAAACTCGAGCAATCCCGCATGAAGCGCCTGACGTGAAATAAATCGCGAAGACACTCCATATACCAAGTCACCCAAAATGCCGTGCCCAATCGATGAACAATGAACCCGGATTTGATGTGTACGACCAGTGATAATTTTTACATCAAGAAGCGTGGCGCCAGTTAAATACTCAGCAACAGAAAATAATGACGTTGCTGGTTTGCCATCAACCGCCTGATGCGACATTTTTGTCCGAACCGTTGGATGCCGTCCAATCGCAAAATCAATTCGTCCCGAACGAGGCGTATGACCGGAAACTACGGCTTTATACGTTTTTGAAATTTTACGATCATGAAACATTCGACCCAATTTATTTTTGCCCCGCTCATTTCGCGCAATCAACAAAAGACCACTTGTATCCTCGTCTAAGCGATGTACAATTCCTGGACGATCGTCGTCTTTGAGTAGATCTGTCAACTCTGCAAACATGTACAGAAGGCCATTTACCAATGTTATTTCTTGACTACGATTTGCTGGCGCATGAACCAACAATCCCGCAGGCTTATTGATAACAATAAAATCTGCTTGAACATCCACAACTTCAAAATCAACCTTTTTGGGCTCTAAATTAAACCCTGGCCTTGGCTGCAGGCTCAACCCAACAAGATCTCCGGAAGAAAGTTCTTGTTTAACTGAAGTGTTTTTTTTGCCATTTAACGTTACATGACCATCTTTGATAAGCTCTTGCAAATACGTTCTTGAATATTCTGGAACTTTTTGTGCCAAAAATTTATCCAAGCGCTGCGCATTTTCATCAACAACAAATTCATACTCTTGTTTTTCTGGCATATCAACCTACTACCTCAAAGCTTTTAAATCTTTTTAGTATATCTCAAGAGTTAAATTCACCAAAAACATGTCTTAAAAAAGTAACGATTTTTGCATAACATGCGAATGCACAACATCACGAACAGCCTCTGCATCTTTTCCTGAAATATCATCAATTTTTTTACACATATATTCGCCACATTCACTTCCTTGACGAGCTTGATCAAAAAATGTTGTTACAGAGATATTTCGGTAGACAATCCAATTAAATGAATTGTCATCATGCAGCGTCTTTACGCCCTCTGGCTTTGTTGATAAGCGCGTAATACCAATTTTTTTCAATATTGGGTGGGTTGCAGGCTCTGGCGATAACCCAATAACATCACCACGCGCAACCAAAGACACCGCCTCTCCAATTTCCCAATCAAAACAACTCGATGAATCTCTGTTCATAGAAAAAGAATCTTGCAGACCTGAAAACCCAATTATATTTTTATCTAAACTCGTCCCTTGGATTGGTGTTCGTTGCTTGGAAAGAGAAAGCTTTTCACCAGTAGCCATATTTTTTAAAGAAATTCGAGCAAACGGTTTTATTGGATTATCAATTCGATCGAGCCACGATTCTCCCTCAACAAGCCACCAACAAGACATCGATTCTGCCGACAAGTCTGATTGCGTTACCTTTTTCCCACACGCAAAACGTTTACCATCATTTGCACAAACCACTTCAGGCAAATCGCACACAGAAAGCGCAAGGTTTTGATCTTTTGAATTAACCAACATAACAACAGATCCAAAGCCTACTTTTCGTTGATTTGGAATATCATTTAAATAATCATAAACCGTTACCGTGTTGAATAAATTATCAACAACTCTCCAGGGCATTTTAGAAACAACTGGATGACGATAATCGGAAATATCTTTCTGAGAAACCGGTCTGTTGGTAAAAGAAAAAATCATTCGGCCATTCATATAATGATCGCATTTTCCAACAACCAAAAGCATATTTTTGGTCTTAGAATACAAAGCTCTCTCAACCTTTTTCAAATCTGGCAACGGCGCAGTAAAAGCATCAACCGAAGACAATTGCTCGCCATTAAGAGCAAAAATTCGAAACCCAGCTCCATACATCAAGCTTTGATCCCCGTGAACAAATAAATAAGAACCATCCTCACTCCAGTTCATATGCGAAATATCCGCACCAACACGAACCCTTTGCAATAAAACTACACCGTTTTTCTCAGTATCATATCGATACAAAAGAACAAGATCTTTTTCTAAGAACGAACGCGCTACAAAATACAAATCGGATGGATGCCACTGCGCATCGGTTAATTTATCATGAATCGCAAAAATCGCTGAATCTTTAAAGCTGTCTCCTGGCCTTGAAAGCCGAGCGTATGGAAAATCTGCATGTGACGTTAAAAAGAATCGACCGTCCGCCGAACACGATGCATACTCTGCGTGCTGAAGACCGGGAAAAGCAGTTCCCTTTTCTTTAAACATAAATTCTCCGGCATCCCAGTCAAACAAGTACCCAATACCGCCGAGTAAAACAAACAAGTTATTACGATTATTGTATAAAAAAGCAGTATTATTTGTTTTTTTGGCAGCTGATCGTTGAGCAATTTTTTGCGCAATCTTAATTGAATTTTTTACTGAATTAAACGTGTACAAAACGGCAATATCTTTTGCTTGATTTAAAGCATGCCCCACAAGAATAAATGTTCTACTGTCTTGCCCCCAAATCAGCGATCCAGGCTCAAATACAAAACTCTCATCAACATTCAAAGGAGCCTCAACACACAATGAAAGATCCCTGTGTAAGCTGTCATATGCATAAATTAAAATATACTTTCGATCTCCCTTTGTACCGCACGCTAACACAAAATTTTCAGAAGGATCCCACGAAAGCAACGACAGATCTTGATACGCGCCACCCAAAACCCATAAGTAACCATCATCTTTTTTTGATGTACCGAAGGATCGATTGAGTACATTTTGTCGCTCAAATAACTCTTGACGCAATGCGAGCTGCATTTCACTCAACTGGAGCATTTTAGAATATGATTTTGTTGGTTTTAATAAGCCAGCATCAAGCGATTGTGGATAAAAAGAATGTAACAAATAATTTGTATGAACAATCATATCCTGAAGAGATGCTGTTGTTGCTGCTTTTATGTCAAGTTCACAACCACCAAGAACAGCCCAACGAAAAAAAGCGTTACACACATCTACGCTTGAAATATCTTTTTTATAACTATTTTTTTTTACAGAATTTTCAACCGCAATAAATCGATCATAATGAGATACAAATTCTTTAAATCGAGGCTCTTCTGCTATTTTTTTCGCATCTTCATGAGAAAACATATGATGAGGATCTTGCAAAAGAAGGTATACCCCTTCATCAAAAAAAGTTTTCAAAACAGCTGCATCAAGTTTTTTTGAGCTCAAAGATCCAATCAAAAGAAGAAGAACATAATATAATTGTTTTAAGCGCACAAAAAGACTCCTCACTCATGTACGAAAAACTTCGCTGGGCCGGTATAATGACCGAAGACTACTTAAAAAAAGCTCATAAATTCAAGGGACCTGAAATTGCCTTTTTTAAGTTTAATTTCACCCAAGTTGAATACTAAACCCCAAGCCCACTAGAAGAACGCGAATTAGAACCAGAATTAGAACGCGAATTAGAGCCAGAATTAGAACCAGAGTTAAAGCCTTGCCTTGACTCTAAATTTGATCCAGATGAATTAGATTGAGAATCTGTAGCCGCACCCATGCCTAAACCTGATTTGTCAAAAGATCTCATTCCATCAATTCTTTGTCTCGGATTTACAAGCGCATCTAATGATAAAATAGAAGTCGTTGCAGCTGTATTGTCTGCAGCAATAGACGAATTTTTTTGAAGATCTTTAAGGGTTTTAACAATTTCTTTTAAATCGTCCATAATTTTTGCCGGAAAACTTGAAGCAACAGCTCTATCTACGACCTTTTTTAAAACACCATCACACAAAACTTTAAATAAAATCATTCTTAAATCTAAATTCAATTTTAACAATCGAGGAACTATGGTTTGCTTTAAATATCCAACCACTTCCTCTGCCACTGCAGCATTAATCTCTGTGACATTTATTGCAGCAAGTGATGCGTTAAACAATGTGGTATGCCAAGCCGAAGGATCTTGTAAATTTTTTGCGGCGCCTGCTTCAT
Protein-coding regions in this window:
- a CDS encoding RluA family pseudouridine synthase, which gives rise to MPEKQEYEFVVDENAQRLDKFLAQKVPEYSRTYLQELIKDGHVTLNGKKNTSVKQELSSGDLVGLSLQPRPGFNLEPKKVDFEVVDVQADFIVINKPAGLLVHAPANRSQEITLVNGLLYMFAELTDLLKDDDRPGIVHRLDEDTSGLLLIARNERGKNKLGRMFHDRKISKTYKAVVSGHTPRSGRIDFAIGRHPTVRTKMSHQAVDGKPATSLFSVAEYLTGATLLDVKIITGRTHQIRVHCSSIGHGILGDLVYGVSSRFISRQALHAGLLEFEYDGVMYRYELPLPEDMRQLVAALGIVESVQEEN